One segment of Nostoc piscinale CENA21 DNA contains the following:
- a CDS encoding SpoIID/LytB domain-containing protein, with protein sequence MKFQLFLGSLFSQVKFRHWWMGILLWIALVAPAQASVILRVAIERGVNQVKVGSSTAALVKDSTGKTLGQLPAMSAYYAQSVPGGVALDKWQSGLFWIEPTGKGFVYIGDRWYRGRTLVVPTEKGLTAVNWVDAEEYLYSVIGGEMDTSWPQEALKAQAIAARTYALYEREKQRNNPIYDLGDSPDRWQIYQGVKSESPSTYAAVDGTAGQVLTYNNKIILSVFHACSGGHTENVEDVWGNTLPYLRAVQDYDQDVKECNWVKTFSPAEISARISGVGNVKDIIPEKYSPFRSVKALKIVGDKGTKVLEGEAVRTALKLRSTRFNVSKSADGSFVLQGLGYGHALGMSQWGAYNLARRGINHLQILGHYYQGVALTPIKAK encoded by the coding sequence ATGAAATTCCAACTGTTTTTAGGCTCTTTATTTTCTCAGGTTAAATTCCGGCATTGGTGGATGGGTATCCTCTTGTGGATTGCTTTGGTTGCTCCAGCTCAAGCATCGGTGATTTTACGCGTGGCGATTGAGAGGGGAGTTAATCAAGTTAAGGTCGGTAGTTCTACGGCTGCGTTGGTAAAGGATAGTACCGGAAAAACTCTAGGACAATTGCCAGCCATGAGTGCCTATTACGCCCAATCAGTTCCAGGCGGAGTGGCTTTAGATAAGTGGCAATCTGGTTTATTTTGGATTGAGCCAACGGGTAAAGGATTTGTATATATTGGCGATCGCTGGTATCGCGGCAGAACCTTGGTTGTCCCCACAGAAAAAGGTTTAACGGCGGTTAACTGGGTGGATGCGGAAGAATACCTCTACAGTGTGATTGGCGGCGAAATGGATACTAGCTGGCCGCAAGAAGCCCTGAAAGCCCAAGCGATCGCAGCTCGCACCTACGCTCTCTACGAACGAGAAAAACAACGCAATAACCCCATCTACGATTTAGGTGATAGTCCCGATCGCTGGCAAATTTATCAAGGAGTCAAGAGTGAGTCTCCTTCTACTTACGCAGCCGTTGATGGTACGGCGGGGCAAGTCCTAACTTATAACAACAAAATTATTCTCTCTGTTTTCCATGCTTGTTCGGGCGGACATACCGAAAATGTGGAAGATGTCTGGGGAAATACTTTGCCTTACCTGCGGGCTGTACAAGACTACGATCAAGATGTCAAAGAATGCAATTGGGTCAAAACTTTCTCACCTGCCGAAATTAGCGCCAGAATTTCTGGTGTCGGCAATGTTAAGGACATCATTCCCGAAAAATACTCGCCTTTCCGCAGTGTCAAAGCCTTAAAAATTGTTGGCGATAAAGGTACAAAAGTCCTGGAAGGTGAGGCGGTACGTACTGCACTGAAACTCAGAAGTACTCGTTTTAATGTCAGTAAAAGTGCAGATGGTAGTTTTGTGCTGCAAGGCTTAGGTTATGGCCATGCTTTAGGAATGAGCCAATGGGGCGCGTACAACCTAGCTCGACGGGGCATTAATCACCTGCAAATTTTGGGACATTATTATCAAGGTGTAGCCCTCACACCGATTAAAGCGAAGTAA
- a CDS encoding polysaccharide biosynthesis tyrosine autokinase, whose product MIESLAAVQQQLQITRAQIQDVQARYNNLQQEVAASSHKARMAARLDQSSSYQTILDDFEKTELALAKEQKRYTDESPIIQQLKEQRQNQLILLKRESNQLLEDIKPSTDNEIQTEGADPQLLQELIQVQTTALGLIANEKSLAETEQKLRLEFSRYPSVLAQYNRLLPEVQAKRKQLEQLLQTQQSLGLKIAQGGLAWEVLEEPSLGKLTGINRLSLLLGGVVLSPILGIAIALSWGMFTRTIYSTKELQQSTNLRLLGSVPKLAPRGLKKWLPNISGHKQNNIASTFAETDSWLPCHETLDILYQNLQISKSPLPFKSLMFTSALSGEGKTTVLLGLAASAARMHRRILLIDANLRYPHLHKMLQLSNDWGLSLLLLDETSNHIHNYIQPVHPLIDVLTAGPKPEDTIRLLSSQRMKELIKGFEQSYDLVLVDAPPILGTADARILAGYCHEIVMVGRMGQLTQGDLMQAQEILSHLNLIGIIANGVRSHQQV is encoded by the coding sequence TTGATTGAATCGTTGGCGGCGGTGCAACAACAACTACAAATCACCCGCGCTCAAATTCAAGATGTCCAAGCCCGCTATAATAACTTACAACAAGAAGTTGCTGCTTCATCTCACAAAGCCAGAATGGCGGCTCGTTTAGACCAATCAAGTAGCTACCAAACAATATTGGATGATTTTGAAAAGACAGAACTTGCTTTAGCTAAAGAGCAGAAACGCTATACAGATGAGTCTCCTATAATCCAACAACTCAAAGAGCAACGCCAAAATCAGTTAATACTTTTAAAAAGAGAGTCAAATCAATTATTAGAAGATATTAAACCATCTACTGATAATGAAATACAAACAGAAGGCGCTGATCCGCAATTATTACAAGAATTAATTCAAGTTCAAACTACAGCTTTAGGACTAATTGCTAACGAAAAAAGTCTAGCTGAAACTGAACAAAAACTCAGGTTAGAATTTAGCCGATATCCAAGTGTATTGGCACAATATAACCGTTTATTGCCAGAGGTACAAGCTAAACGTAAACAACTGGAACAATTATTGCAAACACAACAATCTTTAGGTTTAAAAATTGCCCAAGGCGGGTTGGCATGGGAGGTGTTAGAAGAACCGAGTTTAGGCAAACTAACAGGAATTAACAGATTATCACTGTTGTTAGGAGGTGTAGTACTGAGTCCAATTTTAGGGATTGCGATCGCCTTAAGTTGGGGCATGTTTACCCGTACTATTTATTCTACAAAAGAATTACAGCAGTCAACAAATTTACGGTTACTAGGTTCTGTCCCGAAACTAGCACCCAGAGGCTTGAAAAAATGGCTGCCAAACATTTCAGGTCATAAACAAAATAATATAGCTTCTACTTTTGCCGAAACTGACAGTTGGTTACCTTGTCATGAAACCTTAGATATTCTCTATCAAAATCTGCAAATATCTAAGTCTCCTTTACCTTTTAAATCTTTGATGTTTACTTCTGCTTTATCAGGCGAAGGAAAGACGACTGTGTTATTGGGATTGGCGGCTAGTGCAGCCAGAATGCACCGACGCATTCTCTTAATTGATGCCAATCTGCGGTATCCCCATTTACATAAAATGCTGCAATTATCCAATGATTGGGGTTTATCTCTCTTATTACTGGATGAAACAAGCAACCACATTCATAATTACATCCAGCCTGTTCACCCGTTAATTGATGTTTTGACTGCTGGGCCAAAACCAGAGGATACTATCAGGTTACTCAGTTCTCAGAGGATGAAAGAACTGATCAAGGGATTTGAGCAAAGCTATGACTTAGTGTTAGTTGATGCGCCGCCAATTTTGGGTACAGCCGATGCGAGAATTTTAGCTGGATATTGCCATGAAATTGTCATGGTAGGGCGAATGGGTCAACTAACTCAAGGTGATTTAATGCAAGCTCAAGAAATTTTGAGCCATTTAAATTTAATTGGTATTATCGCTAATGGCGTAAGGAGCCACCAGCAGGTTTAA
- the petN gene encoding cytochrome b6-f complex subunit PetN: MGILTLGWVSLLVVFTWSIAMVVWGRNGL; the protein is encoded by the coding sequence ATGGGAATTTTGACATTGGGATGGGTATCATTGTTAGTTGTGTTCACTTGGTCGATCGCAATGGTAGTTTGGGGACGCAACGGACTGTAG
- a CDS encoding GAF domain-containing protein produces the protein MENSYTIKSDSKQTEYPSENPFFSVQSEKQKALSGVIARIRETLDIDTIFKITVTEVRQLLKTDRVGVFRFYPELGWEGEFIYEDVGSEWVSALSAKLRDHCFAAEFAGLYQEGRIHAIADIYQASVSDCHVEILERFQVRANVAASLMKGKELWGLLCIHQCSNPRQWEESEIEFVQLIAAHLGVALQQADYLEQVKIQSTQLAQAQARAKAAEWQKTIAITVEKIRQSLDLDSIFRTSTVEIRQLLNADRVAIYRFNPDWSGEFIFESVAEGWISLIDEQSNQPQLKENVSECSVKDLAETPIMDTYLQDTEGGMFARSEVYRICCDIYDYGFTDCYIKLLESYQARAYVIIAIYHGQKLWGLLAVYQNSGRRDWQEDEVYLLTQVSTQLGVALQQAEFLQQMQLQAAELSKAAERQRALANTVEKIRQSLDIDAIFKTTTQEVRRFLDVERVAIYRFYPDWSGEFVADSIVDGWTPIVKPQPVTERVLLKETQAGKYPRHEVFVPISQGEKLWGLLVAYQNSQPRYWQDEEINLLAQVGIQLGVALQQAEALKQVQLQAEQLAKAAERERKAAEREKALAATVEKIRQSLDLNTIFVTSTKEVQRLLEVDQVTIYRFRPDWSGEFVAESAAPGWASVRKLLSVIANDYLQATQGGDFAKGHTLVVRDIYNNQEAHKYISLSQLMEARSYMIVPIFQGDKLWGLLAAYHNTAARNWKEDEIDLLVQIGNQLGVGLQQAELLEQTQTQKEELRQTLEELQQTQSQLIQSEKMAGLGQLVAGIAHEINNPISFIFGNITYLHDYTEDLLTLLRMYQKHYPRAKAEIREFAEKIDVDFITNDLPKMLHSMTMGADRISQLVLSLRTFARLDEAEKKPVDLHEGIESTLLILQHRLQANDHSSGIEVIKEYSELPSVVCYAAQMNQVFMNILNNAIDALEDAVKNGKIIDPPKVWIRTKVTEENTIQIKIADNGCGIPHNLRSRIFEPFFTTKQPGQGTGLGLSISYQIVVDKHGGNIKCVSSSGKGCEMLIEIPL, from the coding sequence ATGGAAAACTCTTACACCATAAAATCAGATTCAAAACAAACAGAATATCCATCAGAAAACCCATTCTTCTCAGTTCAGAGTGAGAAGCAAAAGGCCTTATCTGGAGTCATTGCCCGGATTCGAGAAACTTTAGACATAGATACCATATTTAAAATTACAGTTACAGAAGTCCGACAATTACTCAAAACTGATCGCGTGGGTGTGTTTCGTTTTTATCCTGAATTGGGATGGGAAGGGGAATTCATCTATGAAGATGTCGGTTCCGAATGGGTTTCAGCACTATCGGCTAAACTACGCGATCATTGCTTTGCTGCGGAATTTGCCGGACTATATCAAGAAGGACGAATTCATGCAATAGCAGATATATATCAAGCTAGTGTCAGTGATTGCCATGTCGAAATTTTAGAGCGATTCCAAGTCCGAGCTAACGTCGCAGCCTCCTTGATGAAAGGAAAAGAATTATGGGGGTTGTTATGTATTCATCAATGTAGTAACCCTCGCCAATGGGAAGAATCAGAAATTGAGTTTGTGCAACTGATCGCAGCACATTTAGGAGTTGCTTTACAGCAAGCTGATTATCTCGAACAAGTAAAAATCCAATCAACACAACTAGCACAAGCACAAGCCAGGGCAAAAGCAGCCGAATGGCAAAAAACCATTGCCATCACTGTGGAAAAAATTCGCCAATCTCTAGATTTAGACAGCATTTTCCGCACCAGTACCGTGGAAATCAGACAACTGTTAAATGCGGATCGCGTCGCGATTTATCGCTTTAATCCTGATTGGAGTGGTGAATTTATCTTTGAATCAGTAGCAGAAGGTTGGATTTCGCTGATTGATGAACAGTCAAATCAACCACAATTAAAAGAAAATGTCAGCGAGTGTAGCGTCAAAGATTTAGCTGAAACCCCCATCATGGATACGTATTTACAAGATACAGAAGGGGGGATGTTTGCCAGAAGTGAAGTATATCGTATTTGTTGTGATATTTATGATTATGGTTTTACTGACTGTTACATCAAACTATTAGAAAGCTATCAAGCCAGAGCTTATGTGATTATTGCCATTTACCACGGTCAAAAGCTATGGGGTTTATTGGCAGTGTATCAAAACTCCGGTCGCCGCGATTGGCAAGAAGATGAAGTTTATTTACTTACCCAAGTTAGTACTCAACTAGGTGTAGCTTTACAACAAGCAGAATTTTTACAACAAATGCAGCTGCAAGCAGCAGAACTGAGTAAAGCTGCTGAACGTCAAAGGGCGCTGGCAAATACCGTTGAAAAAATTCGCCAATCCCTAGATATTGACGCGATTTTTAAAACCACTACCCAAGAAGTGAGAAGATTTTTGGATGTGGAAAGAGTCGCAATTTATCGCTTCTATCCTGACTGGAGTGGTGAATTTGTCGCTGATTCCATTGTGGATGGTTGGACACCAATTGTTAAACCCCAGCCAGTGACAGAACGTGTCTTATTAAAAGAAACCCAAGCTGGTAAATATCCCCGTCACGAAGTGTTTGTGCCAATATCCCAAGGCGAAAAGTTATGGGGATTGTTGGTAGCTTATCAAAACTCCCAGCCTCGTTATTGGCAAGATGAAGAAATCAACTTACTCGCGCAGGTTGGTATACAGTTAGGAGTCGCATTACAGCAAGCAGAAGCTTTAAAACAAGTGCAGTTGCAAGCTGAACAACTAGCAAAAGCCGCTGAACGCGAACGCAAAGCCGCAGAAAGAGAAAAAGCCTTAGCTGCTACAGTTGAGAAAATCCGCCAATCTCTGGACTTAAATACAATTTTTGTCACCAGTACCAAAGAAGTGCAGCGGTTGTTAGAAGTAGATCAGGTGACAATTTATCGTTTTCGTCCTGATTGGAGTGGCGAATTTGTGGCTGAGTCAGCAGCCCCAGGCTGGGCTTCAGTCCGCAAACTTTTGAGTGTCATTGCCAATGACTACTTACAAGCAACCCAAGGCGGAGATTTTGCTAAGGGACACACTCTGGTAGTCAGAGATATTTATAACAATCAAGAGGCGCATAAATATATATCTTTGAGCCAATTGATGGAAGCGCGATCATATATGATTGTGCCGATTTTCCAAGGTGATAAACTTTGGGGATTACTAGCGGCTTATCACAACACCGCAGCCCGCAATTGGAAAGAAGATGAAATCGATTTATTAGTGCAGATTGGTAATCAATTAGGTGTCGGACTCCAGCAAGCAGAATTATTAGAACAAACTCAAACGCAAAAAGAAGAACTCCGGCAAACTCTCGAAGAATTACAGCAAACTCAAAGCCAATTAATTCAAAGTGAAAAAATGGCTGGCTTAGGGCAATTAGTTGCAGGCATAGCCCACGAAATTAATAACCCAATTAGTTTTATTTTTGGCAATATTACTTATTTACATGACTATACTGAAGATTTACTCACCTTGCTAAGGATGTATCAGAAACATTATCCCAGAGCTAAAGCTGAAATTCGAGAATTTGCCGAAAAAATAGATGTAGATTTTATTACTAATGATTTGCCGAAAATGCTTCATTCTATGACAATGGGAGCGGATAGAATTTCGCAATTAGTTTTATCTTTACGCACCTTTGCTCGATTGGATGAAGCAGAAAAAAAACCTGTGGATTTACATGAAGGAATTGAAAGTACTTTGTTGATTCTGCAACATCGACTGCAAGCAAATGATCATTCTTCAGGAATTGAAGTTATTAAGGAATATAGTGAATTACCAAGTGTAGTTTGCTACGCGGCGCAGATGAATCAGGTATTTATGAATATTCTCAATAATGCTATTGATGCGTTAGAAGATGCGGTAAAGAATGGCAAAATCATAGACCCGCCGAAAGTTTGGATTCGGACAAAAGTTACAGAAGAAAATACTATTCAAATAAAAATTGCCGACAATGGTTGTGGTATTCCCCATAATCTGCGATCGCGCATTTTTGAACCGTTCTTTACCACTAAACAACCAGGCCAAGGTACAGGTTTAGGTTTATCCATCAGCTACCAAATTGTTGTAGATAAACATGGTGGGAACATCAAGTGTGTTTCTTCATCAGGAAAGGGTTGTGAAATGTTAATCGAAATTCCTTTGTAA
- the ilvN gene encoding acetolactate synthase small subunit translates to MKHTLSVLVEDEAGVLSRISSLFARRGYNIESLAVGQAEQGGVSRITMVVAGDDRIIEQITKQLYKLVNVLKVQDITEIPCVERELMLLKVNATSTNRSEVIELAQIFRARVVDVAEDSLTLEVVGDPGKMVAIVQVLQKFGLKEIARTGKISLTRESGVNTELLKSLEAKV, encoded by the coding sequence ATGAAACATACCCTTTCTGTTCTGGTAGAAGACGAAGCGGGTGTTCTTTCCCGCATTTCTAGTTTGTTTGCCCGCCGTGGCTATAACATAGAAAGCCTTGCTGTTGGCCAAGCTGAACAGGGAGGAGTCTCCCGTATTACAATGGTTGTCGCTGGTGACGATCGCATAATCGAGCAAATCACCAAGCAACTATATAAGCTGGTCAACGTCCTCAAAGTTCAGGATATTACGGAAATTCCTTGTGTAGAGCGAGAGTTGATGCTTTTGAAGGTGAATGCTACTAGTACTAACCGTTCTGAAGTCATTGAACTGGCTCAGATTTTCCGAGCGCGAGTTGTAGATGTCGCAGAAGATTCCCTCACTTTAGAAGTGGTGGGAGACCCTGGAAAAATGGTAGCAATTGTCCAAGTGCTACAAAAATTTGGTCTCAAGGAAATAGCCCGGACTGGTAAAATCTCCCTGACTCGTGAATCTGGTGTGAATACTGAGTTACTCAAGTCTTTGGAAGCCAAGGTCTAA
- a CDS encoding BON domain-containing protein, giving the protein MGWLKRLFGLEKPQNAQVNPAPQAVPQAATAAPTATQSIPPERIGLNGEYDQSGLAKRVALAFDQDQQLDDVDTLWVAQTGGTVVLKGKVPSQDILNKMVSVARSVNGATNVDTTQVQIG; this is encoded by the coding sequence ATGGGTTGGTTAAAAAGATTATTTGGTTTAGAAAAACCACAAAATGCCCAAGTAAACCCTGCTCCCCAAGCAGTACCGCAAGCTGCGACTGCTGCACCTACAGCGACTCAATCTATCCCACCAGAAAGAATCGGATTGAATGGAGAATATGACCAAAGTGGTTTAGCCAAGCGTGTAGCATTAGCTTTTGATCAAGATCAGCAGCTTGATGATGTAGATACCTTATGGGTCGCTCAGACTGGTGGTACTGTAGTTCTCAAAGGCAAAGTTCCCAGTCAAGATATTCTCAACAAAATGGTTTCTGTAGCCCGTTCTGTGAATGGAGCAACAAATGTGGACACTACCCAAGTCCAAATAGGCTAA
- a CDS encoding alpha/beta fold hydrolase yields MTTAIHWQQRVGNQRDWVWRGWQTRYTYIRPSDTDLNSTPLILLHGFGASIGHWRHNLEILGEYHTVYALDMLGFGASEKAPANYSIELWVEQVYEFWKAFIRQPAVLIGNSNGSLISLAAAAAHPDMVQGIVMMSLPDPSLEEEAIPLILRPIVKTIKNFVASPLILQPVFKFVRQPSVLRRWASLAYANPEAITDELIEILAGPPQDRGSARAFSALFKAAIGVNFSPSVKAVLPTLTIPMLLIWGQKDRFVPPILASQFAQYNEKLELLNLENVGHCPHDECPEQVNQVILDWMSRCFGDRQP; encoded by the coding sequence CGAGATTGGGTTTGGCGAGGTTGGCAAACGCGTTATACCTATATCCGCCCTAGTGACACAGACCTTAATTCCACGCCTTTGATTTTGCTACATGGATTTGGTGCTTCTATTGGGCATTGGCGGCATAATTTAGAAATTTTGGGTGAATATCATACGGTTTATGCTTTAGATATGCTGGGTTTTGGCGCTTCCGAAAAAGCCCCAGCCAATTACAGCATCGAACTCTGGGTTGAGCAGGTGTATGAGTTTTGGAAAGCATTTATCAGACAACCTGCTGTATTGATAGGTAATTCTAATGGTTCATTAATTTCTTTGGCGGCGGCGGCGGCGCATCCTGATATGGTGCAGGGAATTGTGATGATGAGTTTACCTGACCCATCATTAGAAGAAGAAGCCATACCCCTGATTTTGCGACCAATTGTCAAAACCATCAAAAATTTTGTGGCTTCCCCATTGATATTACAGCCAGTATTTAAATTCGTGCGTCAACCCAGCGTCTTGCGGCGCTGGGCGAGTTTGGCTTATGCAAATCCCGAAGCTATTACCGATGAACTGATAGAAATTTTGGCAGGGCCTCCCCAAGATAGAGGTTCGGCGCGGGCTTTTAGTGCCTTATTTAAAGCGGCGATCGGTGTTAATTTTAGTCCTAGTGTCAAAGCTGTATTGCCAACATTAACAATTCCAATGCTGTTAATTTGGGGACAAAAAGACCGATTTGTACCGCCTATATTGGCTAGTCAATTTGCTCAATACAACGAAAAACTGGAACTACTCAACCTAGAGAATGTCGGGCATTGTCCCCATGATGAGTGTCCCGAACAAGTTAACCAAGTCATTTTAGATTGGATGAGCCGTTGTTTTGGCGATCGCCAGCCATAA